A single genomic interval of Geotrypetes seraphini chromosome 1, aGeoSer1.1, whole genome shotgun sequence harbors:
- the ENC1 gene encoding ectoderm-neural cortex protein 1 gives MSVSMHENRKSRASTGSINIYLFHKSSYADSVLTHLNLLRQQCLFTDVLLHAGSRSFPCHRAVLAACSRYFEAMFSGGLKESQAREVNFHDSIHPEVLELLLDYAYSSRVIINEENAESLLEAGDMLEFEDIRDACAEFLEKNLHPTNCLGMLLLSDAHQCTKLYELSWRMCLSNFQTISKSEDFLQLPKDMVVQLLSSEELETEDERMVYESAVNWIHYDLNKRHCHLADLLQTVRLALLPAIYLMENVAMEELIIKQKKSKELVEEAIRCKLKILQNDGVVTSLCARPRKTGHALFLLGGQTFMCDKLYLVDQKAKEIIPKADIPSPRMEFSACAIGCKVYITGGRGSENGVSKDVWVYDTLHEEWSKAAPMLVARFGHGSAELKHCLYVVGGHTAATRCLPASPSVSLKQVEQYDPVTNKWTIVAPLREGVSNAAVVSAKLKLFAFGGTSVGHDKLPKVQCYDPCENRWTVPATCPQPWRYTAAAVLGNQIFIMGGDTEFSACSAYKFNSETFQWTKVGDVTAKRMSCHAVASGNKLYVVGGYFGIQRCKTLDCYDPALDVWNSITTVPYSLIPTAFVSTWKHLPS, from the coding sequence ATGTCAGTCAGCATGCATGAGAACCGCAAATCTAGAGCCAGCACTGGTTCTATTAATATTTACCTGTTCCACAAATCTTCATATGCAGACAGTGTTCTTACCCATCTGAACCTACTGCGCCAGCAGTGTCTGTTTACAGATGTCCTCCTCCATGCTGGAAGCCGGTCTTTCCCATGCCATAGGGCAGTCCTGGCTGCATGCAGCCGTTACTTTGAAGCAATGTTTAGTGGAGGACTTAAGGAAAGCCAGGCCAGGGAAGTAAATTTCCATGATTCCATTCACCCAGAGGTCTTGGAACTTCTTCTGGACTATGCCTACTCCTCAAGGGTGATCATCAACGAAGAAAATGCAGAATCTCTCCTTGAAGCTGGAGACATGTTGGAATTTGAGGATATTAGAGATGCCTGTGCTGAGTTCTTGGAGAAAAACCTTCACCCTACCAACTGTCTTGGCATGCTCCTGCTTTCTGATGCTCACCAGTGCACTAAGCTCTATGAACTTTCATGGAGGATGTGCCTTAGCAACTTTCAAACCATCAGTAAAAGTGAAGATTTTCTCCAGCTACCGAAAGACATGGTAGTACAGCTCCTGTCAAGTGAGGAATTGGAGACTGAAGATGAAAGAATGGTCTATGAGTCCGCTGTCAACTGGATTCATTATGATCTCAATAAAAGACATTGCCATTTAGCTGACCTGCTTCAGACTGTGAGACTGGCCCTCCTACCAGCCATCTACCTCATGGAGAATGTAGCCATGGAAGAACTCATTATAAAGCAGAAGAAAAGCAAGGAGCTAGTGGAAGAAGCAATAAGGTGCAAGTTAAAAATATTACAGAATGATGGCGTGGTCACCAGCTTGTGTGCCAGGCCACGCAAAACTGGCCATGCCTTGTTTCTGCTGGGGGGACAGACATTTATGTGTGACAAATTGTACCTGGTGGACCAGAAGGCAAAAGAGATCATTCCAAAGGCTGACATTCCAAGTCCACGGATGGAGTTCAGTGCCTGTGCTATTGGCTGCAAGGTCTACATCACTGGTGGCCGGGGATCAGAAAATGGAGTCTCCAAAGATGTTTGGGTGTACGACACTCTTCACGAGGAGTGGTCGAAGGCTGCGCCTATGCTCGTTGCCAGGTTTGGTCATGGCTCTGCTGAACTAAAACACTGTTTGTATGTGGTAGGAGGACACACTGCAGCAACAAGATGCCTTCCAGCCTCCCCATCTGTGTCTTTAAAGCAAGTTGAACAGTATGACCCTGTAACCAACAAGTGGACAATCGTTGCGCCACTTCGAGAAGGTGTGAGCAATGCAGCTGTGGTGAGTGCAAAGCTCAAGTTATTTGCCTTTGGTGGCACCAGCGTTGGCCATGATAAGCTGCCTAAAGTTCAGTGCTATGATCCATGTGAGAACAGATGGACAGTGCCGGCCACCTGCCCGCAGCCTTGGCGTTACACAGCTGCAGCTGTGCTGGGTAACCAGATTTTCATCATGGGCGGAGACACTGAGTTCTCTGCATGCTCTGCTTACAAGTTTAACAGTGAAACATTTCAGTGGACTAAGGTGGGAGATGTGACGGCCAAGCGCATGAGCTGCCACGCTGTGGCATCTGGAAATAAACTCTATGTTGTTGGAGGCTATTTTGGGATACAGAGATGTAAAACACTGGACTGCTATGACCCTGCGCTAGATGTATGGAACAGCATAACTACAGTGCCCTATTCTTTGATTCCCACAGCATTTGTCAGCACATGGAAGCATCTTCCTTCATAA